The Solanum lycopersicum chromosome 6, SLM_r2.1 genome has a window encoding:
- the LOC109120482 gene encoding protein AGENET DOMAIN (AGD)-CONTAINING P1-like has product MEKLINEIDSIVMETQQITKQFQKGDEVEVTSHKLGFVGSYYEATIVSIEDANHYRVKYKTLLTDDQSAPLEELVPIGHVRPVSSHQLGTTSENRFRQYDKVDVFSSDGWWFGFISGIIEENYYVHFPTTGQEVAYPSHALRFHQEWSNDDWEA; this is encoded by the coding sequence AGATTCGATAGTAATGGAGACAcaacaaataacaaaacaaTTCCAAAAGGGCGATGAAGTTGAAGTGACAAGTCACAAACTAGGCTTCGTAGGTTCTTACTACGAAGCAACTATTGTTTCTATCGAGGACGCTAATCATTACAGAGTCAAGTACAAAACTCTGTTGACTGACGATCAGTCTGCACCTCTAGAAGAGCTTGTCCCTATAGGCCATGTCCGCCCTGTTTCATCTCATCAACTTGGAACAACGTCAGAAAATAGATTTCGTCAATACGATAAGGTTGATGTGTTTTCCAGTGATGGATGGTGGTTTGGATTTATTAGTGGGATAATTGAAGAAAATTACTATGTCCATTTCCCTACAACTGGACAGGAAGTTGCATATCCTTCTCACGCGTTGAGATTTCATCAAGAATGGTCTAATGATGATTGGGAAGCCTGA
- the LOC101251391 gene encoding protein AGENET DOMAIN (AGD)-CONTAINING P1-like, with the protein MASINVTEMNSVQLHQSRMAMLSESIKSIAFKKQQITKEYEKGDEVEVASQELGFIGSYYAATIICSTGDDYYRIKYKTLLTDDESEPLEDVFSATELRPVPPHQHEKIPENGFRLYDMVDVFDNDGWWFGFISARVGDEYYVYFPTTADNIAYPPHVLRSHQEWSNGKWVFLPRQ; encoded by the coding sequence ATGGCCTCAATCAATGTGACAGAAATGAACTCAGTGCAACTCCATCAATCAAGAATGGCGATGCTCTCAGAGTCAATCAAATCGATTGCATTCAAGAAACAACAGATAACGAAAGAATACGAAAAGGGTGATGAAGTTGAAGTGGCAAGTCAAGAATTGGGCTTCATAGGCTCTTACTACGCAGCAACTATTATTTGTTCCACTGGCGACGATTACTACAGAATCAAGTACAAGACTCTGTTGACAGATGATGAATCTGAGCCACTAGAGGATGTTTTCTCTGCAACCGAGCTCCGCCCTGTTCCACCTCATCAACATGAAAAAATTCCAGAAAACGGATTCCGTCTATACGATATGGTTGATGTATTTGACAACGATGGATGGTGGTTTGGATTTATCAGTGCGAGAGTTGGAGATGAGTACTATGTCTACTTCCCTACAACTGCAGATAACATTGCATATCCTCCTCACGTGTTGAGATCTCATCAAGAATGGTCTAATGGCAAGTGGGTATTTCTACCACGACAATGA